CTCGGGCGTGTAGCCGGCGGCCAGCAGCCGATCCGAACCGCCGTGGCCGCAGAAGTCGAGCGCGTAGACCGGCCCGGGCCAGCTGCGCGGCAGCTCGCCCCAATCGGCGCTCGAACCGAAGAGCGCATGCAGCAGGAGCAGGGCAGGGCCGTGGCGCTGCGCCAGTTCGTGCAGCTCAAGAGAGACGCGTGCGTGCTGAATGCGCATCAGGAACCCAGAAAGTCGAGGATAACCTCCGCCGTTTCCACCGGGCGCTCGATGTGAACGAAGTGACCAGCCCCATGAATTGTGCGGCGTTCCAGTTTCTTCGCGCGGGAGAGGCGCTCGGAAAGAATGGGCTCAGGCAGCGGTCCCCACGTGTCCGGCACGGAACCCACGAGAGCAAGCATCGGCGCTTGTAGGGCGCCATAGGTGCGGCCGATCCACTCCGGGTGCCACGGGCCGAAGCCGTGCGCCATGTGCGGGTCGGATTTCCACGACCAGCCTCCGGTTGTTTCACGGGCTCCGTGAAAGGCGAAGTAGCGTAGCCACTCGCGCGTGAGGCGCGGGTTCTGCGCGCGGCGGCGCTCCACCAGGTCGTCGAGCTGCGCGGACGGACGCCAGCCGTTGCGTTCCGCCAGTTGGCGGCGCCGGTCGAGGAACTGCGCAAAACGTTTTGGCAAGGTCTCCGGGCCGTCGGGTAACGCAACCGGTCCGAAGCCGTCGATGTTCACCAGCTTCGTGACCAGCTCAGGAGCCAAAATCGCTGCCTCCGTCGCCTGCCCGCCGCCCTTGCTGTGGCCGACGAGATGCACGGGCCGGCCGAGCGAGCGTAGCACCGTGAGCAGATCCGCGATGTCGGTCGCCCAGGTGTAGCCGTTGGCCCAGTCGGAGTCGCCGTGGCCGCGCTCTGCGAGGATCTCAATCGCAACCCCACCTGCTTTCCCGGTTCCCGACTGCGCCTGCGGTTCGCCGTCCACGGCCAAACGGGATAGAAAGCGGACATTTCCCGCCGCACTATGTCAGGAGTTCTGAAATTACTATGGCAAAAACGATGGGCGGTGTAAGACAAAGCAGAAACCTTTTCGCCCAGACGCGACCACCGGCGCGCAGGGTCAGCAGAAACCTGCCAGCGTGGAATACGAGGATGGGTGCGCTCGCGATGTAGCAATAGACGAGACCGTATGCTGCCAAGAGGGTAAGCTGCACCGAGTCCAGTTTGATGGAAGGCAGGGGGGTCGCACCTGGAACTGTCCCCGGAGTTGCGGTGGCTTCGAAAAGCAACGGCTTCAGGACGGGAGTTGCCAAACAGAGGAAGTAGAAGACGATCGCTCCTACGACAGTACCCATCGCATAGCGAACTGCGTAAAACTCCCACCATCGAAAGGAGCCCTCAATTGACTTAGTCGGCTCGTGAGCTTGCTCCGGCACTAGAACACCCCTTTAGTGTGACACTGTCGCCGAACTTTGAATTCGGGCACTGACTTTGGACTTTTGCGACGACGCGTGCGTGATCGCGGGTGTGTAGGGGCGAGCGGCCGGTCGCCCCTACGGGATATCGCGAGTCGGTACCTCGCGTAACAGCGAACAGCGCCGAGGGCTGAAGCCCACGGCTGAGTGAAAGCAAGCCCGGTGAACCGGGCTGGGGATGGGAGCCGGCTTGCAGCCGGCTTTCTATTACTGAGCCCGGTGCTTGAGCGCCGGGCGGTGCAGCGCGTTGACGAGCGACCGGTGCTCCTTTGAAAACATCGACCGCGCCGTGCGGGCGGGGTACACCGTCGTCGAGGTCCGCGAGGCGGATCAGCTGCGCCGTGCGCCAGGTGGCGGCCGTGTGGATCGCGGCCGAGCGGCGGGTTCCTGGGTTGTCGCCATGGACGCCCGCCGGAAGATTGCGGGCATGACGGAGACGGATCTGTCCGAAGTCGGCGAGGCGTCGGTGAATCCCGAGGCGCGGTACGAGCGCGGCCTGGGTCCGTTTCGCCTGCTTGCAGCTGCCGGCGACCCGTTCTATGTATACCAGCGATGTCTTCTACGTACTCCGTAACTCAGGCCCAGAGCCAGCTTCCCGGGTTGATCAAGAAAGCTGAGGAGGGTCAGCCGGTGCGTATCCGGCGGCGAGACGAGACCGTCGCTTTTCTGGTTTCGCGCGAGCGCATGGAAGCGATTGTCGAGACGATGGAGATTCTGGCCAATCCCGACGCCATGAAAGCCATTGCGGCGCACCGCGCGGGCCGAACGAAATTCCTTCCCCTCTCCGCGCTGGACGACTGAGCGGCGTGCGAGTCCGGCTGTCAGCGCAGGTCGTCGAGTTCGTGCGCAGCCAGGCGCCCGAACCGAGGCGCCGCCTACGTAGCGCTCTTCGTAGTCTGGCGCGTGACCAGGGCGATCTGAAACCGCTCGAAGGACCATTGCAGGAATACCACCGTCTTCGTGTGGGATCGTATCGGGTGATTCTCCGGTACGCGACCCCGAAAACAGTCGATGGTGTCTTCGCCGAACGCCGGAGCATCGTCTACGAGGTATTCGCGGAGACGTTGATCGACCGTCTAACGGGAAAACCCGAGTAGGTTGGAGGCGATCGGGGAACCCGACGTCACGCTCCGGCGGGGATCGAGGCAGAAGAGCAGAGCGGGCGGGAGCGCGTTTCCTTGACTCGCTGGGGTGTCTCGGTTAAGCGACTGCAGTTTGGTGCATGTGAGTGGAAAGCGAAGCCTCCGATCTGATCGCGGTGCGACGCCGCAAGCTGGAAGAGTTCCGCGGACGCGGCCTTAATCCATTTCCCAACGACTTCCGCCCGGCCGATACGGCGGCGGCAGTGCAGCAACGGTTTGGCGGGCTCAGCCGCGAGCAGCTGGAGGCGGGCGCCGACATGGTGAGCGTCGCCGGGCGCATCGTGGCCGTGCGCGACTTCGGACGGGCCTCGTTCATCCATCTGCAGGACCGCAGCGGCCGTATCCAAGCCTACGTCAAGCGCGATGGCGTCGGCGAAGAGGCCTTCGCCACCTTCAAGACGATGGATATCGGTGACTTCGCCGGCGTTGTGGGCCGCCCATTCCGAACCCGCACCGACGAGCTGACCATCAATGCCCGGGAGATTCGGTTGCTGGGGAAGGCGCTCCGCCCCCTGCCGGAGAAGTGGCACGGACTCACCGACACCGAAGCTCGTTACCGCCAGCGCTACCTCGATTTGATCGCCAACCCCGAGGCGCGCGCCATCTTCCTGATGCGCTCGCGCATGATGGAGCGGATTCGCGCCTTTCTCGCCGCCCGTGATTTCATCGAGGTGGAGACGCCGATGATGCACCCGGTTCCCGGTGGTGCGGCGGCGCGGCCGTTCATCACGCACCACAACGCGCTCGACATCGATCTGTACTTGCGCATTGCGCCCGAGCTGTACCTGAAGCGGTTGCTCGTCGGTGGTTTCGAACGCGTCTTCGAGTTGTCGCGCGTCTTCCGCAACGAAGGGGTATCGGTGCGGCATAATCCCGAGTTCACCATGCTGGAGTTCTACTGGGCCTACGCCACCTACGAAGATCTGATGCAGTTCACCGAGGAGCTGGTGGTGACGCTGGCGGACGAGCTGCTGGGGCGGCGCACGCTGCAGTACGGGGAGTGGACCATCGACCTGACGCCACCGTGGCGGCGCCTGTGCATGCCGGAGTACGTCGCGGCCCGCGCCGGCCTACCGCTCGACGCCGTGCTGGCGCTGGACCTCGAAACCCTGAAGACCGCGGCGACCAAGCTGGACGTGACGGTCGATCATGACTACGTGGCGCACCACGGGCCCGGCGCGGCCGGGTATTTGTTGAACGACATTTTCGAAGCGACGGCGGAACCGGAGCTGATTCAGCCGACCTTCGTCTATCAGTATCCGGTGGCGGTATCGCCACTGGCTCGCCGCAACGTCGAGCGGCCACTGTTCGTCGATCGCTTCGAGCCCTTCATCGCCAGGCGTGAGCTCGGCAACGCCTTCTCCGAGCTGAACGACCCGGACGACCAGCGGGCGCGCTTCGAAGAACAGCTACAGGCCCGCGCCGCCGGTGACGAAGAGGCGCACGTGATGGATGAGGACTTCCTGCGGGCGCTGGAGCATGGCATGCCGCCGGCAGCCGGCGAGGGTATTGGTATCGATCGGCTGGTGATGCTGTTCACCAACGCGCCGTCGATTCGCGACGTGATTCTGTTCCCCCACATGCGACCGGAGAGGAGATAGGTTCAAGAAGGGGTTCAAGGGGCCAAGGGTTCGAGGGTCCAAGGGGGGACTCGAACCCTGGACCCCTCGGACCCTCGAACCCCTTCAACATGCGTTACGAGCTGTTCATCGGTCTGCGCTATCTGCGTGCGAAGCGCACGGAGGCGTTCATCTCGCTGATCACGGTGATCTCCATGCTGGGGGTGATGATCGGGGTGATGACGCTGAATATCGTCCTCGCCGTCATGACCGGTTTCGAGGAGGACTTGCGCGACCGCATCCTCGGGTTCAACCCGCAGGTCGTCGTCCTCAGTTTCAACGGGACAATCACCGACTATGACGGGGTGGTGGGCCGAGTCCAGAACGTGCCAGGCGTGGTGGCCGCCGCACCGTTCGTCTACGGCCAGGTGATGCTGTCGGCGCAGCAGAACGTCACCGGGGCGGTGGTGCGCGGTGTGGGTCCTGCCTCCGAAGGGGTCATCGAGCTGCAGAAGCACCTCAAAGAGGGCGACGTCCACGAACTGGGCAAGCTGCATGACGTTCCACTCGACGACGGCAAGAAGGGCACCATCGAACTTCCGGGGCTGATCGTCGGTAAGGATGTGGCGCGCCAGCTCGGGTTGGTCATCGGCGATCCCGTCAATGTCATCTCGCCCGTGGCCACGCCGACGGCGGTCGGCATGGTGCCACGGGTGAAACGGTTCGTGGTCGTCGGCATCTTCGACTCCGGCATGGCCGAGTATGACGGCTCGCTGGTCTATATGGATCTGGCGCACGCGCAGCAGTTTTTCGATTTGGGTGACGCCGTCACCGGCATCGAGGT
This window of the Candidatus Binatia bacterium genome carries:
- a CDS encoding alpha/beta hydrolase; translation: MRIQHARVSLELHELAQRHGPALLLLHALFGSSADWGELPRSWPGPVYALDFCGHGGSDRLLAAGYTPE
- a CDS encoding alpha/beta hydrolase, with the protein product MDGEPQAQSGTGKAGGVAIEILAERGHGDSDWANGYTWATDIADLLTVLRSLGRPVHLVGHSKGGGQATEAAILAPELVTKLVNIDGFGPVALPDGPETLPKRFAQFLDRRRQLAERNGWRPSAQLDDLVERRRAQNPRLTREWLRYFAFHGARETTGGWSWKSDPHMAHGFGPWHPEWIGRTYGALQAPMLALVGSVPDTWGPLPEPILSERLSRAKKLERRTIHGAGHFVHIERPVETAEVILDFLGS
- a CDS encoding prevent-host-death protein, giving the protein MIKKAEEGQPVRIRRRDETVAFLVSRERMEAIVETMEILANPDAMKAIAAHRAGRTKFLPLSALDD
- the lysS gene encoding lysine--tRNA ligase, encoding MESEASDLIAVRRRKLEEFRGRGLNPFPNDFRPADTAAAVQQRFGGLSREQLEAGADMVSVAGRIVAVRDFGRASFIHLQDRSGRIQAYVKRDGVGEEAFATFKTMDIGDFAGVVGRPFRTRTDELTINAREIRLLGKALRPLPEKWHGLTDTEARYRQRYLDLIANPEARAIFLMRSRMMERIRAFLAARDFIEVETPMMHPVPGGAAARPFITHHNALDIDLYLRIAPELYLKRLLVGGFERVFELSRVFRNEGVSVRHNPEFTMLEFYWAYATYEDLMQFTEELVVTLADELLGRRTLQYGEWTIDLTPPWRRLCMPEYVAARAGLPLDAVLALDLETLKTAATKLDVTVDHDYVAHHGPGAAGYLLNDIFEATAEPELIQPTFVYQYPVAVSPLARRNVERPLFVDRFEPFIARRELGNAFSELNDPDDQRARFEEQLQARAAGDEEAHVMDEDFLRALEHGMPPAAGEGIGIDRLVMLFTNAPSIRDVILFPHMRPERR
- a CDS encoding lipoprotein-releasing ABC transporter permease subunit; protein product: MRYELFIGLRYLRAKRTEAFISLITVISMLGVMIGVMTLNIVLAVMTGFEEDLRDRILGFNPQVVVLSFNGTITDYDGVVGRVQNVPGVVAAAPFVYGQVMLSAQQNVTGAVVRGVGPASEGVIELQKHLKEGDVHELGKLHDVPLDDGKKGTIELPGLIVGKDVARQLGLVIGDPVNVISPVATPTAVGMVPRVKRFVVVGIFDSGMAEYDGSLVYMDLAHAQQFFDLGDAVTGIEVRVTDLYGAKEVGNRISAALGFPFRVRDWMEVNHNLFSALKLEKTVYFIVLLLIVLVAAFNIVATLIMVVMEKRKDIAILKSMGATGAGVGRIFIFKGMIIGIVGTLIGNAGGYAACWLLKRYQFIELPKDVFYVNTLPVKMYPEYFVAVTLASLLICLLATVYPARQAARLSPVDVIRYE